In Sulfitobacter albidus, the following proteins share a genomic window:
- a CDS encoding aspartate aminotransferase family protein, translated as MDGTFNENDISRIVEADRAHVWHHLSQHKPYETTDPRIIVEGKGMRVWDQHGKEHIDAVAGGVWTVNVGYGRESIANAVRDQLIKLNFFGGTAGSIPGSIFSEQLIAKMPGMSRVYFASSGSEANEKGFKMVRQIAQKRYGGKKYKILYRERDYHGGTIATMAAGGQEERNAHYGPFPDGFVMVPHCLEYRKHEQDGAPDENYGVWAANQIEKVILEEGPDTVGALCLEPVTAGGGVITPPDGYWERVQEICTQYNILLHIDEVVCGVGRTGTWFGYQHYGIKPDIVTMAKGVASGYAAISCTVTTEAVFEMFKDDASDPLNYFRDISTFGGCTAGPAAAIENMAIIERENLLDNTNAMGAYMLDQLSALQDKHAAIGQVRGKGLFLGAELVADRTTREPAVEKMVGAVVADCMQQGVVIGATNRSLPGKNNTLCFSPALIATKDDIDQIVAAVDGAIGRVFG; from the coding sequence ATGGACGGTACATTCAACGAAAACGATATCTCCCGCATCGTCGAGGCGGACCGCGCCCACGTCTGGCATCACCTGAGCCAGCACAAACCCTATGAAACAACGGATCCGCGCATCATTGTCGAAGGCAAGGGCATGCGCGTCTGGGACCAGCACGGCAAGGAGCATATCGACGCCGTTGCGGGCGGTGTCTGGACCGTCAACGTCGGCTACGGCCGCGAATCAATCGCCAATGCCGTGCGCGACCAGCTGATCAAACTGAACTTCTTTGGCGGCACTGCGGGTTCGATCCCCGGCTCGATCTTCTCCGAGCAGCTGATCGCCAAAATGCCGGGGATGAGCCGCGTCTATTTCGCCTCCTCCGGCTCCGAGGCCAACGAAAAGGGCTTCAAGATGGTCCGCCAGATCGCGCAAAAGCGCTATGGCGGCAAGAAATACAAGATCCTCTACCGCGAGCGCGACTACCACGGCGGCACCATCGCCACGATGGCCGCCGGCGGCCAGGAAGAGCGCAACGCCCATTACGGCCCCTTCCCCGACGGGTTCGTCATGGTCCCGCACTGCCTTGAGTACCGCAAGCATGAGCAGGACGGCGCACCGGATGAAAACTACGGCGTGTGGGCCGCCAACCAGATCGAAAAGGTCATCCTCGAAGAGGGTCCCGATACCGTCGGCGCACTGTGCCTTGAGCCGGTGACCGCAGGCGGCGGCGTCATCACGCCCCCAGACGGCTATTGGGAGCGCGTGCAGGAGATCTGCACCCAGTACAACATTCTGCTGCACATTGACGAGGTCGTCTGTGGCGTGGGCCGCACCGGCACCTGGTTCGGCTATCAGCACTATGGCATCAAACCCGATATCGTGACCATGGCCAAAGGGGTGGCGTCGGGCTACGCCGCGATTTCCTGCACCGTCACCACCGAAGCGGTGTTCGAGATGTTCAAGGACGACGCCTCCGACCCGCTCAACTACTTCCGCGACATCTCGACCTTCGGCGGATGCACGGCAGGGCCCGCGGCGGCGATCGAGAATATGGCGATCATCGAACGCGAGAACCTGCTCGACAATACCAATGCCATGGGCGCCTACATGCTCGATCAGCTGAGCGCGCTTCAGGACAAGCACGCGGCCATCGGTCAGGTGCGCGGCAAGGGTCTGTTCCTCGGGGCCGAACTGGTTGCGGATCGCACGACCCGCGAGCCTGCGGTGGAAAAGATGGTCGGCGCCGTGGTGGCCGACTGCATGCAGCAAGGCGTCGTGATCGGTGCGACCAACCGCTCGCTGCCGGGAAAGAACAACACGCTGTGCTTCTCGCCCGCGCTGATCGCCACAAAGGACGACATCGACCAGATCGTTGCCGCCGTCGACGGCGCGATTGGCCGCGTTTTCGGCTGA
- a CDS encoding class I SAM-dependent methyltransferase translates to MTLIPLAPPPGAGGFRARALDAAYARARATLIPRFDHLDSAALLWPLRAALCRRRLRIADIGAGTGRDAAWLTRTGHRVTAVEPVTALCAHPHLAWSPARLPHLHGVRGPFDLVLISAVWHHLPTADRAPALRRLRGLLGPGGQIWISLRDGPTAPDRPGYGVDPMRLRRQAIGAGLRITDLMPARAQQASGARWRWAVLRTAREF, encoded by the coding sequence GTGACACTCATACCCCTCGCGCCCCCTCCGGGCGCGGGGGGATTCCGCGCCCGCGCGCTTGATGCCGCCTACGCCCGCGCCCGCGCCACCCTGATCCCCCGTTTCGATCACCTCGACAGCGCCGCCCTGCTCTGGCCGCTGCGCGCCGCGCTTTGCCGGCGCCGTCTGCGCATCGCCGACATCGGTGCGGGCACCGGGCGCGATGCGGCTTGGCTTACCCGTACCGGGCATAGAGTCACGGCGGTAGAGCCGGTGACCGCGCTTTGCGCCCACCCCCATCTGGCGTGGTCCCCCGCGCGGCTGCCACATCTGCATGGGGTGCGCGGGCCGTTCGATCTGGTGCTGATCAGCGCGGTCTGGCACCACCTGCCCACCGCCGACCGCGCCCCCGCCCTGCGCCGTCTGCGCGGGCTGCTTGGCCCCGGTGGCCAGATCTGGATCTCGCTGCGTGACGGCCCCACCGCACCCGACCGACCGGGCTACGGCGTCGACCCCATGCGCCTGCGCAGGCAAGCCATCGGCGCGGGCCTGCGCATAACCGATCTGATGCCCGCACGGGCGCAACAGGCGAGCGGCGCACGCTGGCGATGGGCGGTTTTACGCACAGCCCGCGAATTTTAG
- a CDS encoding glycine zipper 2TM domain-containing protein — MKKILIALPMMAALAACDTPNQAALTGAALGAATGVAVSGDDDKVVGALVGGAAGAAAGNYIGRANNGQCVYQNSAGQRYTAACP; from the coding sequence ATGAAAAAGATTCTGATCGCCCTGCCCATGATGGCCGCACTCGCCGCCTGTGACACCCCGAACCAGGCCGCGCTGACAGGCGCCGCTCTGGGGGCTGCGACCGGTGTCGCGGTTTCGGGCGACGACGACAAGGTTGTCGGCGCCCTGGTCGGCGGCGCCGCAGGTGCCGCCGCAGGCAACTACATCGGGCGCGCCAACAACGGGCAGTGCGTCTATCAAAACAGCGCGGGCCAACGCTATACCGCTGCCTGCCCCTGA
- a CDS encoding PLP-dependent aminotransferase family protein, with amino-acid sequence MALPVETFFLQPDAQGTLQSQIQQMIAQGILSGRFQPGEKLPSTRKLATHLGVSRITVTIAYTELLANDYLTSKGRSGYFVSENAPTPPSFSPTPDAEDAVDWARALGQRFSGGVTPSKPQDWSKYRYPFVYGQADQSLFDHANWRLCALQALGQRDFESMTSDYYDQDDPNLIEFIARHTLPRRGITAKPEQILITMGAQNALWMTAQVLLTQRRRAALEDPCYHALRDILIQSRCHVNPVRVDADGLPPEAIPPDTDVIFTTPSHQCPTNATMPLARRRALLERARQMDALIVEDDYEFETSFLRAPSPALKSLDTDGRVIYVGSFSKSLFPGLRLGYLVGSEPFIREARALRASVLRHPPGHTQRTAAYFLSLGHYDALVRRMGNALHDRRARMEEGIRAHGLQVAGQGAHGGSSFWMRAPDHIDTHALAARLRQRGVLIEPGQSFFGGAERPRNFYRLGYSSIPATRIADGLAELARGIAQTSGIGHIRA; translated from the coding sequence ATGGCGCTTCCGGTCGAGACATTCTTTCTGCAACCCGACGCACAGGGCACGCTGCAATCGCAGATCCAGCAGATGATTGCACAGGGCATACTGTCGGGACGTTTCCAGCCCGGAGAAAAGCTGCCCTCGACCCGCAAACTCGCCACGCATCTCGGCGTCAGCCGCATCACCGTCACGATTGCCTACACCGAATTGTTGGCCAACGACTACCTCACGTCCAAGGGGCGGTCGGGCTATTTTGTGTCCGAAAACGCGCCAACGCCGCCGAGCTTTTCACCCACGCCCGACGCGGAAGATGCCGTGGATTGGGCACGCGCGCTCGGCCAGCGCTTTAGCGGTGGCGTGACGCCCAGCAAGCCGCAGGATTGGTCAAAATACCGCTATCCCTTTGTCTACGGCCAGGCCGATCAGTCGCTGTTTGACCACGCCAATTGGCGGCTCTGCGCCTTGCAGGCCCTGGGCCAGCGCGACTTTGAATCCATGACGTCGGATTACTACGATCAGGACGATCCGAACCTCATCGAATTCATCGCCCGCCACACCCTGCCGCGTCGCGGCATCACCGCAAAGCCCGAACAGATCCTGATCACCATGGGCGCGCAGAATGCGCTGTGGATGACGGCGCAGGTACTGCTGACGCAACGCCGCCGCGCGGCGCTGGAGGATCCCTGCTACCACGCGCTGCGCGATATCCTGATCCAGTCGCGTTGCCATGTGAACCCCGTGCGCGTGGACGCCGACGGCCTCCCGCCCGAGGCGATTCCACCCGATACGGACGTCATCTTCACCACCCCCAGCCACCAGTGCCCGACCAACGCCACCATGCCACTGGCGCGCCGCCGCGCCCTTCTGGAACGTGCCCGCCAGATGGACGCGCTGATCGTCGAGGACGATTACGAGTTCGAGACATCGTTCCTGCGCGCGCCATCGCCCGCGCTCAAATCGCTCGATACCGACGGGCGGGTGATCTATGTCGGGAGCTTTTCCAAATCGCTGTTTCCCGGTCTGCGCCTGGGCTATCTGGTGGGGTCCGAGCCGTTTATCCGCGAGGCCCGCGCCCTGCGCGCCAGCGTGCTGCGCCACCCGCCGGGCCACACCCAGCGCACGGCGGCCTATTTCCTGTCGCTGGGCCATTACGATGCGCTGGTGCGCCGCATGGGCAACGCGCTGCATGACCGCCGCGCGCGTATGGAGGAAGGCATCCGCGCCCACGGGCTGCAAGTGGCGGGCCAAGGGGCGCACGGTGGTTCATCTTTCTGGATGCGCGCGCCCGATCACATCGACACCCATGCGCTGGCCGCACGTCTGCGTCAGCGCGGCGTGCTGATCGAGCCGGGGCAATCGTTCTTCGGCGGCGCGGAAAGACCGCGCAACTTCTACCGGCTGGGCTACAGCTCGATCCCCGCAACCCGCATCGCCGACGGGCTCGCAGAGCTTGCGCGCGGCATCGCGCAGACCTCCGGCATTGGCCATATCCGGGCATAG
- the xsc gene encoding sulfoacetaldehyde acetyltransferase → MKMTTEEAFVKTLQRHGIQHAFGIIGSAMMPISDIFPKAGITFWDCAHEGSGGFMADGYTRATGKMSMMIAQNGPGITNFVTAVKTAYWNHTPLLLVTPQAANKTIGQGGFQEMEQMNLFADCVAYQEEVRDPSRIAETLNRVIIQAKRASAPAQINVPRDFWTQVIDIEIPEIVEFERPNGGEEAIAKAAELLSSAKFPVILNGAGVVLAKGGIEASKVLAEKLDAPVCVGYQHNDAFPGNHPLFAGPLGYNGSKAGMELISKADVVLCLGTRLNPFSTLPGYGIDYWPQDAKIIQVDINPDRIGLTKKVTVGIVGDAAKVAKSLTEKLADTAGDTDRDARKAMIAQTKSAWAQELTSMNEEQDDPGTTWNERARAAKPDWMSPRMAWRAIQQALPVEAIISSDIGNNCAIGNAYPAFNEGRKYLAPGLFGPCGYGLPAIVGAKIGQPDVPVVGFAGDGAFGIAVNELTAIGRGEWPAVTQIVFRNYQWGAEKRNSTLWFEDNFVGTELDEEVSYAGIAKACGLEGVVARTQEELTAALAKAIEDQMKHGKTTLIEAMINQELGEPFRRDAMKKPVAVAGIDPADMREQTV, encoded by the coding sequence ATGAAAATGACGACCGAAGAAGCCTTTGTAAAAACGCTCCAGCGCCACGGCATCCAGCATGCCTTTGGTATTATCGGCTCGGCCATGATGCCGATCTCGGATATCTTCCCCAAGGCGGGGATCACCTTCTGGGACTGCGCGCACGAAGGCTCCGGCGGCTTCATGGCCGATGGCTACACCCGTGCGACCGGCAAGATGTCGATGATGATCGCGCAGAACGGCCCCGGCATCACCAACTTCGTCACCGCCGTGAAAACCGCATACTGGAATCACACCCCTTTGCTTTTGGTTACCCCACAGGCCGCGAACAAGACGATCGGTCAGGGCGGCTTCCAGGAGATGGAGCAGATGAACCTGTTCGCCGACTGTGTCGCCTATCAGGAAGAGGTCCGCGACCCGTCCCGCATCGCGGAGACGCTGAACCGCGTGATCATCCAGGCCAAGCGCGCCTCTGCCCCCGCCCAGATCAACGTGCCGCGTGATTTCTGGACGCAGGTGATCGACATCGAGATCCCCGAGATCGTGGAATTCGAGCGCCCCAACGGTGGCGAAGAAGCGATTGCCAAGGCCGCCGAACTGCTGTCCTCGGCCAAATTTCCCGTCATCCTCAACGGCGCCGGTGTGGTGCTGGCCAAGGGCGGGATTGAGGCCTCCAAGGTGCTGGCCGAAAAGCTCGACGCACCCGTTTGCGTGGGCTACCAGCACAATGACGCCTTCCCCGGGAACCACCCCCTGTTTGCCGGGCCGCTGGGCTACAACGGCTCGAAAGCCGGGATGGAGCTGATTTCGAAAGCGGATGTTGTGCTGTGCCTTGGCACCCGTCTCAACCCGTTCTCGACCCTGCCGGGGTACGGCATCGACTACTGGCCGCAGGACGCCAAGATCATTCAGGTCGACATCAACCCCGACCGCATCGGCCTGACCAAGAAAGTGACCGTGGGCATCGTGGGCGACGCGGCGAAGGTCGCCAAATCCCTGACCGAAAAGCTTGCCGATACGGCCGGCGACACCGACCGCGACGCGCGCAAGGCAATGATCGCACAGACAAAATCGGCATGGGCGCAGGAGCTGACCTCGATGAACGAGGAGCAGGACGATCCCGGCACCACCTGGAACGAACGTGCCCGCGCGGCCAAGCCTGACTGGATGAGCCCCCGCATGGCGTGGCGCGCGATCCAGCAGGCGCTGCCCGTCGAGGCGATCATCAGTTCCGACATCGGCAACAACTGCGCCATCGGTAACGCCTATCCGGCGTTCAACGAGGGCCGCAAATATCTGGCGCCCGGTCTGTTCGGCCCCTGCGGCTACGGCCTGCCCGCCATCGTCGGCGCCAAGATCGGCCAACCCGACGTGCCCGTCGTGGGCTTTGCCGGGGACGGCGCGTTCGGCATCGCGGTGAATGAGCTGACGGCCATCGGCCGCGGCGAATGGCCTGCGGTCACGCAAATCGTTTTCCGCAACTACCAGTGGGGCGCGGAAAAGCGGAACTCGACCCTGTGGTTCGAGGATAACTTTGTCGGCACCGAGCTGGACGAGGAAGTCTCCTACGCGGGCATCGCCAAGGCGTGCGGCCTCGAAGGTGTGGTTGCCCGCACCCAGGAAGAGCTGACCGCCGCACTGGCCAAGGCGATCGAGGATCAGATGAAGCACGGCAAGACCACGCTCATCGAGGCCATGATCAACCAGGAACTGGGTGAGCCCTTCCGCCGCGACGCGATGAAAAAACCCGTCGCCGTGGCCGGGATCGACCCCGCCGACATGCGCGAACAAACGGTCTGA
- the pta gene encoding phosphate acetyltransferase gives MSVLRDLQTRAAARPAHIVLSEGHDPRVVAGALAALDAGMGPITLVGPAAEINAQLARADATGAKALTIQDPETSPLTEAYAALYFELRKHKGVSEDVAARAARDPLNFAALMVRNGDADGTVGGAVATTSDTVRAALQMIGKAPDAALVSSFFLMALPDGHPSGRSAMVFGDCGLVIDPDAGELAAIAAQSAASCAQLLGDAPKIGMLSFSTKGSARHERVTKVTDALAILQRDHPHLPADGELQFDAAFVPDVGASKAPGSDVAGHANVLIFPNLDAGNIGYKIAQRIGGCDAIGPVLQGLARPANDLSRGCTAQDVTNIIAVTTLQATPQEPS, from the coding sequence ATGAGCGTGCTGCGCGATCTACAAACCCGCGCCGCCGCCCGGCCTGCCCATATCGTCCTGAGCGAAGGCCACGACCCCCGGGTCGTGGCCGGTGCGCTGGCCGCCCTTGACGCGGGAATGGGGCCGATCACCCTTGTCGGTCCCGCCGCCGAAATCAACGCACAGCTGGCGCGCGCGGATGCCACCGGCGCCAAGGCGCTGACGATTCAGGATCCCGAAACATCGCCGCTGACCGAGGCTTACGCCGCGCTGTATTTCGAGCTGCGCAAGCATAAGGGCGTGAGCGAGGATGTCGCGGCGCGGGCCGCCCGCGATCCGCTGAATTTTGCGGCCCTCATGGTGCGCAACGGCGATGCCGATGGCACCGTCGGCGGCGCGGTCGCCACCACCTCTGACACCGTGCGCGCGGCCCTGCAGATGATCGGCAAGGCGCCCGATGCGGCCCTTGTGTCGTCTTTTTTCCTCATGGCGCTGCCCGATGGGCATCCTTCGGGGCGCAGCGCCATGGTCTTTGGCGATTGTGGGCTTGTCATCGACCCCGATGCGGGCGAACTCGCCGCCATCGCCGCGCAATCCGCCGCCTCCTGCGCGCAGCTACTGGGCGACGCGCCGAAAATCGGCATGCTCAGCTTTTCCACCAAGGGATCGGCCCGGCACGAGCGCGTGACCAAGGTCACCGATGCGCTGGCGATCCTGCAGCGCGATCATCCCCACCTGCCCGCCGACGGCGAGCTGCAATTCGACGCGGCGTTCGTGCCCGACGTCGGCGCGTCCAAGGCACCGGGATCGGATGTGGCAGGCCACGCCAACGTGCTGATCTTTCCCAACCTGGACGCGGGCAACATCGGCTACAAGATCGCCCAGCGCATCGGCGGCTGCGACGCCATCGGCCCCGTGCTGCAGGGCCTCGCGCGCCCCGCGAACGATTTGTCACGGGGCTGCACCGCGCAGGATGTGACAAACATCATCGCCGTGACCACCCTTCAGGCCACCCCTCAGGAGCCATCATGA
- a CDS encoding molybdopterin oxidoreductase family protein has protein sequence MTHKQPTLDLSPKVSDEVRKTTCYMCACRCGINVHMKEGKVAYIEGNRDHPVNQGVLCAKGSAGIMQHNAPSRLRAPMKRVGNRGEGKFEEISWEEAYGIAEGWLRPIRETDPSKLAFFTGRDQSQSFTSMWAQSFGTPNYAAHGGFCSVNMAAAGIYTMGGAFWEFGQPDWDHTKLFMLFGVAEDHDSNPIKMGIGKIKKRGARVIGVNPIRTGYNAVADDWVGITPGTDGLFILSMIHCLMKAGKIDFHYLAQYTDAAVLLNGDEKSPDFGMKLRDEDGKELVIDRATGKPTAFDKKGVRPDLTATHRVADVTHKPVFHQMVEMYLDDKYAPEAVAETVGLPAARIRALAAELARVAFDEAFELAHEWTDFRGETHQTMTGRPVSFHAMRGISAHANGFQTCRALHTLQILLGTVEVPGGFRFKPPYPKPATAHPKPHCKVTPGAPLDGPHLGFVHGPEDLALKDDGTPARIDKAYTWENPMSAHGLMHMVISNAYAGDPYKIDTLFMYMANMSWNSSMNTTGVQQMLTDRDESGEYVIPRIIYSDAYSSEMVAYADLILPDTTYLERHDCISLLDRPICEADAAADAIRWPVVEPDRNVKGFQSALCDLGARLGLPAFTNADGSQKYADYADYIVNHERRPGVGPLAGWRMGENGLQSGRGGVNESQLDNYIENGGFFVEHIPDGANYYKPWNMAYQEWAVKMGLFDAPQPYLFTLYSEPMRKFQRAAEGHGERQPPEHLRARLKEKMSPLPIWYETDQEGNEGFTITALTQRPMAMYHSWGSQNAWLRQLHGRNPMYLPTKLMRAHDLQDGDWAEITSPHGAITVPVMEMAALNDNTIWTWNAIGKRKGAWALEPDAPEATKGFLLNHLIHELMPPKGDGLRWANSDPITGQAAWFDLKVALKKVAAPSDAQSRPAMPPIASPVGTGPEELKWKVGK, from the coding sequence ATGACCCATAAACAGCCGACACTGGATCTCAGCCCCAAGGTCTCTGACGAGGTGCGCAAGACGACCTGCTACATGTGCGCCTGCCGCTGCGGCATCAACGTGCACATGAAGGAAGGCAAGGTCGCCTATATCGAGGGCAACCGCGATCACCCGGTCAATCAGGGCGTGCTCTGTGCCAAGGGCTCTGCCGGGATCATGCAGCACAACGCGCCCTCGCGCCTGCGCGCCCCGATGAAACGCGTTGGCAACCGCGGCGAGGGCAAATTCGAGGAAATCTCCTGGGAAGAGGCCTACGGCATCGCCGAAGGCTGGCTCAGACCCATCCGCGAAACGGACCCTTCAAAGCTCGCGTTCTTCACCGGGCGCGACCAGTCGCAGTCGTTCACCTCGATGTGGGCACAAAGCTTTGGCACGCCCAACTACGCAGCCCACGGCGGGTTCTGCTCGGTCAACATGGCGGCGGCGGGCATCTACACCATGGGCGGGGCGTTCTGGGAATTCGGCCAGCCCGATTGGGACCATACCAAGCTTTTCATGCTGTTCGGCGTGGCCGAGGATCACGACAGCAACCCGATCAAGATGGGCATCGGCAAGATCAAGAAACGCGGCGCCCGCGTGATCGGCGTGAACCCGATCCGCACCGGCTACAACGCCGTGGCCGACGATTGGGTGGGCATCACGCCGGGCACCGACGGTCTGTTCATCCTCTCGATGATCCATTGCCTGATGAAGGCCGGGAAGATCGATTTCCACTACCTCGCGCAATATACCGACGCCGCCGTGCTGCTGAACGGCGACGAAAAATCGCCCGATTTCGGGATGAAACTGCGCGACGAGGACGGCAAAGAGCTGGTCATCGACCGCGCGACCGGCAAGCCGACCGCCTTTGACAAGAAAGGCGTGCGCCCCGATCTGACCGCCACGCACCGCGTCGCCGACGTGACGCATAAGCCCGTGTTCCACCAGATGGTCGAGATGTATCTCGACGACAAATACGCGCCCGAGGCCGTGGCCGAAACAGTTGGCTTGCCCGCCGCCCGCATCCGTGCGCTCGCAGCCGAATTGGCGCGCGTGGCCTTTGACGAGGCGTTCGAACTGGCCCATGAATGGACCGATTTCCGAGGCGAGACGCACCAGACCATGACCGGCCGCCCGGTGTCCTTCCACGCCATGCGCGGCATTTCGGCCCACGCCAACGGGTTCCAGACCTGCCGCGCGCTGCACACGCTGCAAATCCTGCTTGGCACCGTCGAGGTGCCCGGCGGCTTCCGCTTCAAACCGCCCTACCCCAAACCCGCGACGGCCCACCCCAAACCGCATTGCAAGGTCACGCCGGGCGCCCCGCTCGACGGGCCGCACCTGGGCTTTGTGCACGGGCCGGAGGATCTGGCACTCAAGGACGACGGCACGCCCGCCCGTATCGACAAGGCTTATACCTGGGAAAACCCCATGTCCGCCCACGGGCTGATGCATATGGTGATCTCGAACGCCTACGCGGGCGATCCCTACAAGATCGACACGCTGTTCATGTATATGGCCAACATGTCGTGGAATTCGTCGATGAACACGACCGGCGTGCAGCAGATGCTCACCGACCGCGATGAAAGCGGCGAATACGTGATCCCGCGCATCATCTACTCGGATGCCTACAGCTCCGAAATGGTCGCCTACGCCGATCTGATTCTGCCCGATACGACCTATCTGGAACGGCACGACTGTATCTCCCTGCTCGACCGCCCGATCTGCGAGGCGGACGCGGCGGCGGATGCGATCCGCTGGCCGGTGGTGGAGCCTGACCGCAACGTCAAAGGCTTCCAATCCGCGCTTTGCGATCTGGGCGCCCGGCTGGGCCTGCCCGCCTTTACCAACGCGGACGGAAGCCAGAAATACGCCGATTACGCCGACTACATCGTCAACCACGAACGCCGCCCCGGTGTCGGGCCGCTGGCCGGCTGGCGCATGGGCGAGAACGGGCTGCAGTCCGGGCGCGGCGGCGTGAACGAAAGCCAGCTCGACAATTACATCGAAAACGGTGGGTTCTTTGTTGAGCATATCCCCGACGGGGCCAACTACTACAAACCGTGGAACATGGCCTATCAGGAGTGGGCCGTGAAGATGGGCCTGTTCGATGCGCCGCAGCCCTATCTGTTCACCCTCTATTCGGAGCCGATGCGCAAATTCCAGCGCGCTGCCGAAGGCCACGGGGAGCGGCAGCCCCCCGAGCACTTGCGCGCGCGCCTCAAGGAAAAGATGTCGCCCCTGCCGATCTGGTACGAGACCGATCAGGAGGGCAACGAGGGCTTCACCATCACCGCACTCACCCAGCGCCCGATGGCGATGTATCACAGCTGGGGCAGCCAGAACGCCTGGCTGCGCCAACTGCACGGGCGCAACCCGATGTATCTGCCGACCAAGCTGATGCGCGCGCATGACCTGCAAGACGGCGACTGGGCCGAGATCACCTCCCCCCACGGCGCGATCACGGTGCCGGTGATGGAGATGGCCGCGCTCAACGACAATACAATCTGGACGTGGAACGCCATCGGCAAACGCAAGGGCGCCTGGGCGCTGGAGCCGGACGCGCCGGAGGCGACCAAGGGCTTTCTGCTCAACCACCTCATTCACGAGCTGATGCCCCCCAAGGGCGACGGGCTGCGCTGGGCCAATTCCGACCCGATCACCGGGCAGGCGGCGTGGTTCGACCTCAAGGTCGCGCTGAAAAAGGTCGCCGCGCCCAGTGATGCGCAAAGCCGGCCGGCGATGCCGCCCATCGCCTCGCCCGTGGGCACCGGCCCGGAAGAGTTGAAATGGAAGGTCGGCAAATGA
- a CDS encoding 4Fe-4S dicluster domain-containing protein — MTQLPTHTDKKLGLVIDLDTCVGCHACVISCKGWNTENYGAPLSDQDPYGANPSGTFLNRVHSYEVQPQGGEAQLIHFPKSCLHCEDAPCVTVCPTGASYKRVEDGIVLVNESDCIGCGLCAWACPYGAREMDAAEGVMKKCTLCVDRIYNENLPEEDRQPACVRTCPSGARHFGDLGDPDSDVSQLVAERGGVDLMPEQGTKPVNQYLPPRPKDQLGASDEQIDILAPFLEPVASEPQGFLGWLDKTLEKL, encoded by the coding sequence ATGACCCAACTGCCCACCCACACCGATAAAAAGCTCGGCCTTGTCATCGATCTGGATACCTGCGTCGGCTGTCATGCCTGCGTCATCTCCTGCAAGGGATGGAACACCGAGAACTACGGCGCGCCCCTGTCGGATCAGGATCCCTACGGCGCGAACCCCTCGGGCACCTTCCTCAACCGCGTGCACAGCTACGAGGTTCAGCCGCAAGGGGGCGAGGCGCAGCTGATCCACTTCCCCAAATCCTGCCTGCACTGCGAGGACGCGCCCTGCGTCACCGTCTGCCCCACCGGCGCCAGCTACAAACGGGTCGAGGACGGCATCGTGCTGGTCAACGAAAGTGATTGCATCGGCTGCGGCCTGTGCGCCTGGGCCTGCCCCTACGGCGCGCGCGAGATGGACGCCGCCGAAGGCGTGATGAAGAAATGCACGCTCTGCGTCGATCGCATCTACAACGAAAACCTCCCCGAAGAAGACCGCCAGCCCGCCTGCGTGCGCACCTGCCCCTCAGGCGCACGGCACTTCGGCGATCTGGGGGATCCCGATTCCGACGTCAGCCAGCTGGTGGCCGAGCGGGGCGGCGTCGACCTGATGCCCGAACAGGGCACAAAACCCGTCAACCAATACCTGCCGCCCCGCCCCAAGGACCAGCTGGGCGCGTCAGACGAACAGATCGACATCCTCGCCCCCTTCCTTGAGCCTGTCGCGTCAGAGCCGCAGGGCTTTCTCGGCTGGCTCGACAAGACGCTGGAGAAACTCTGA